The Metarhizium brunneum chromosome 3, complete sequence DNA window TACTACATGTAGCGGCGGTTGATAGACTCAAGGCCTCAGAGGCCAGACGAGCACCCCAGATCTATTCCTGCATTTACCGCCTTCGGCGTCCCACGCAAACCCGCAGATTGCACAAACGGCACGTCCTATCTTGAGTCCTGCCGCTGTCTGTCCACCTCCACACGGGATGATGCCAGTCGCATCGCGACACTTGCTTGATGCATCTGGCGTCTCGGGCGAGTAGCTCTCGGGGGACTTGGGCGGCCAGCGGACGGCGCCCGTCGTATCCAGGCACCTGCTGCCCGTCACATCCCAGGCCAGCCCGCAGACCAAGCAGGCAGCCTGCCCCGTCACCAGctttgcggcggcgggcgcCTCGATCTCCATGGCCCTCTTGCGGAGGTCGGCACACGTATTGTGCACCTTGGCGcccagctgctgctgctgctgctgctgctgctgctcctgctcgtCGGGCGGGACGGCATCGACGCGCTCGCAGGTGCGGAGGACGTCGTTGACGCTGTCCAGCCGCCTCCTGCTCTTCTCCCCGTATGACAGGAGCGCCAGGTCCGCGGGCCGCTCCTGCCCCGGCGTCACGCTCTGCAGCGCCCAGAAGACGCGcttgaagaagttgatgAGCGCCGCCTGGTTGTCGTTGCCGCTGATGTCGTTGCGCGGCGGGCCCCCAATCGCCTCCTGCGCCGcgttgacgccgtcgtcaaacAACTTGACCGTCTGGCCGATGGGATGGTCCCAGTCTCGCAGCCGCCTGAGCACGTCTTGCAGGTACGGCGCCAGGATGCTGAAGCCCACCAGCGTCCCCGCTCTCCCGTGCACCCGGAAGCCGCTCTTGACTGCCgctggctttggcttgggtTTCGCCGGCCTCGCGTCGGGTccgtcggcggcgttggcggtCCAGGGCACCTTGGCGCTTTTCTGCTTGGACGAGTGGCCGAGCTGCGTCATGCAGCTGTCCTTGCCGGCACATGCAGAAGTAATCAGGTCGTCGAGGTTCTTTTGCACGTCCTGCGCCTTGAATTGCTTCCACGGGTCCTCTTCCCACGCCGTCGAGAGCCGAGGGAACCCCGCGAGCTGTGGTGCAACGCCCGCGCCTCGTTGATTCTGGAATGTGTTCTTGCTAAACTTTGTATTCTTCTGGAAGGCCTTGAACTTTTCGTTTCGCAGCCTCTCTTGGGTCACCTTGCCGATCTTGGGGTCAGAAAAGTCATCTAAATATGTGACTTGCCACCAGCCTTCGATCTGCTCAAATGGGATAAAACCCACAGCTGCGTGTTCTTTTTGCGCGGGATAAGGGGAGTATTTGCCAAGGGACTTGTTGACATTTACTAATTTTTTATCAGCGTGGATCTTGTAAACGAAACCCTTTTCCTCGGGCTTCTCATCATTAATGGCGAATGTGAGCGACACGCCAGGATCAGTACTTGTCGAGACATAGCGCGTATATTCCGCCGTATCTCCTGCGGCGTGGCGAAACAGGCTGCTGCCTTCCTGCATCTCCACGTCAGAGAGACTACTGCCTCCATATGATTGTGACTTCTGCAGGCCTCGTGAGTAAAATCCGCCATCCTTTTCAACGTCCTCTGGGGTCCTCCCGATCTCGCCGCGGTACACATGTGACGGAGATTCGGCATCAACATCGCCTAACTGGCGACGGTCGAGCGTCGTCTCGATGCTGCGTCCTGGTTCTGGTGGGTGGCTCCGGCAAAGCCCAAGCAAGAGTAGCAGCGTGGTTGTCAAGGCCCAGAGGCTTGTCTTCATCGCGGAAGAACGTTGGAGGAAATGATACTATCGTAATGCGGCGATGCGGTGCTTAACGGTGAAGGCCCAAGTGCGGGAGTCAGTGCTTACTCTCTGCCAAAGCATGTGGATTAGCACGGCAGCATTGCCTGCGCGAGGTTTATATATCATACATTGGGCGAACTCTCCTCAATATCTTCTGATTTTCCCAGAAGATGTGTTATTCGGCCCTTTTTCCTTGTCAACTCATATTGGAACTCGGGCGTCACGCATGACCAAACGCACAAGGGTTCGATTATGCCAAAAATGACGGTTTTATAGCATAGCTGCGAACAAGTCACGATGGCTGTTATCGAGCCAGCCCGAGTCACTACCCATGCCTCGCCCTACCATATCAGAACTCATACGATGGGGCGCTTGCGAGTTCCGAATAAGGCAGAGCGTAGCACCGTTGCCTTGATTGAAGCCCCAATCTTAACACAACGATGATATACCCTTAAGCATGGATATTgcctttattaatataatagccGATGGCTCATTGTATTGATAGCTGCAGGATCCATCTCTACCCAATCCCAATCTTCCAGTGCGCTAATCTCATTAGTTGTTAATCTTGCCTGCACCTGTCAGGCAGTCAAGAGCACGCATATACA harbors:
- the hex-1 gene encoding Woronin body major protein, translated to MKTSLWALTTTLLLLLGLCRSHPPEPGRSIETTLDRRQLGDVDAESPSHVYRGEIGRTPEDVEKDGGFYSRGLQKSQSYGGSSLSDVEMQEGSSLFRHAAGDTAEYTRYVSTSTDPGVSLTFAINDEKPEEKGFVYKIHADKKLVNVNKSLGKYSPYPAQKEHAAVGFIPFEQIEGWWQVTYLDDFSDPKIGKVTQERLRNEKFKAFQKNTKFSKNTFQNQRGAGVAPQLAGFPRLSTAWEEDPWKQFKAQDVQKNLDDLITSACAGKDSCMTQLGHSSKQKSAKVPWTANAADGPDARPAKPKPKPAAVKSGFRVHGRAGTLVGFSILAPYLQDVLRRLRDWDHPIGQTVKLFDDGVNAAQEAIGGPPRNDISGNDNQAALINFFKRVFWALQSVTPGQERPADLALLSYGEKSRRRLDSVNDVLRTCERVDAVPPDEQEQQQQQQQQQLGAKVHNTCADLRKRAMEIEAPAAAKLVTGQAACLVCGLAWDVTGSRCLDTTGAVRWPPKSPESYSPETPDASSKCRDATGIIPCGGGQTAAGLKIGRAVCAICGFAWDAEGAKVANLDFEARVPVPFSIFPSTYRDSESQTAVQTHEEVDVKLPQRQEPAGRQDQYSSYSAHVDLPPRGEHREHREHRFSEEEVRFSEERHRRPGFQQEQFVKEDFRPGRTEYTDTRIEIDTHQQPYSSPIDVAEREYRERFRPVYHTTVDAPTRPQYHQTEDVRVNQYTVEERPVQTSVHQQVKFSDETVEPARFSQAQQKSNMGYYDEDGHYHSFRQGIHKLADKIAHPHHHHHDHVDVDVDIKEDIRVTGTRPRPVQSGGSYVPNTVTIPCHHIRLGDFLMLQGRPCQVIRISTSNATGQYRYLGVDLFTKQLHEESSFVSNPAPSVIVQTMLGPVFKQYRVLDMQGGHIVAMTETGDVKQSLPVIDQSNLWARLSTAFESGRGSVRVLVLNDSGRELAVDMKVIHGSRL